Below is a genomic region from Xylophilus sp. GW821-FHT01B05.
CTGGCCTATATCGCGCTGCGCAAGCCGGGCAAGCCTTTTGTGAACCGGCCGCTGGTCTGGCTCACTGCTGCTTACCGCCGCCTGCTGGGGCGCCTGCTCAACTTCCCCGCCATTGCCTATGGCCTGAGCGCGCTGGCGCTGGCCGGCGTGCTGGTGCTGGGCGCCACGGCCGGGCGCGAATTTTTGCCAGACATCGATGAAGGCGCGCTGTGGCTGCAGGTGCAGCTGCCCTCGGGCATGTCGCTGGACAAATCCAGTGAGATGGCCAGCGAGCTGCGCCGCGTGCTGCTGACCTACCCCGAGGTCTCCTACGTGGTGACCCAGCTCGGCCGCAATGACGACGGCACCGACCCGTGGACGCCCTCGCACATAGAGGTGCCGGTGGGCCTGAAGCCCTACAGCCAGTGGCCCGAGGGCGTGAACAAGGCGGCGTTTGTGCGCACCCTCAATGAGCGTTTCGCGAAGATGCCGGGCTTCAGCGTGGGCATCAGCCAGCCCATCATCGATGGCGTGAACGACGCCGTGGGCGGCGCGCACAGCCCGCTGGTGCTGCGCATCTACGGCGAAGACCTGAAGGAGAGCCGGCGCATCGGCAACGAGATCGTGGCGCTGCTGGGCAGGGTGCGCGGCACGGCGTCGGCATCGTTGTTCCAGGAGCCGCCGATCCCGCAGATGGTGATCACCCTCGACCGCGAGGCCGCCGCGCGCTTTGGCGTCAACGCCAATGACGTCGCCAACCTGATCCAGACCGGCATCGGCGGCGCGCCCGTGATCACCGTCTATGTGGGCGACCGCACCTACAACGTGAGCGTGAAGTTTCCCAAGTCGGCCAAGGGCAACACCGAGGCCATTGGCAGCCTGCTGCTCAACAGCTCCAGCGGCGCCAAGATCCCGCTGTCGCAGGTGGCGAGCGTGAAGATGCAAACGGGGGAGAGCACCATCTCGCATGAGCGCGGCGAGCGCCAGATCACCGTGCGCATCGACAACCGCGACCGCGACCTGGCCTCTTACCTGGTGGAGGCGCGCGAACGCATCGCCAAAGAGGTGCAGTTCGACGCGACCAAGTACCGCCTGCAGTGGGCCGGCCAGTTCGAGAACCAGCAACGCGCCCAGGCGCGGCTGGAGGTGTCGCTGGCCATCGTCGTGGCGATCATGGCGGTGCTGCTGTTCTTCCAGTTTGGCAAGGTGCGGCAGGTGCTGCTGATTTTGGGCGTGGTGCCCATGGCCATGCTGGGCGGCTTGATAACGGTGCACCTGGCGGGTGAGACGCTGAACGTGGCGACGGCGGTGGGCTTCATCGCGCTGTTTGGCGTGTCGATCCAGAACGGCATCATCATGGTGGCCAACTTCCGCCGCGTGCGCGGCGAGGGGCTGGAGCTGCAGGACTCGGTGCTGGAGGGCGCCACCGAGCGCCTGCGCCCGGTGCTGATGACGGCCACCGTGGCGTCGATCGGCATGCTGCCGGCGGCGCTGGCCACGGGTGTTGGCACCGACGTGCAGCGCGGCCTGGCCACCGTCGTGGTGGGCGGCCTGGTGGTGTCCACGCTGCTGACCTTGTTCATCCTGCCCACGCTGTACTTTGCGCTGGAACGCAGCTTTGAGCGCCGCGGCTGGGGCCTGGGCGCGCACCTGCGCAGCGACCGCTAGGAATGATGATGCGCTTCTGCCTTACCCCCATCGCCCGCCTGGCGCACGCGCTGCCGCTGCTGGGCTTGGCCCTGCTGGCCGGCTGCGCCGCCGGCCCTGACTACGTGCGCCCGGACCTGTCGCTGCCGCAGCGCTACACCGCCCAGCCGCTGGCCGGCGAGACCGCCCCTGCGACAGGCGCGGTGCCCGCGCAGCAGCTGTCGCCCACGCTGGATATCCCGGCGCAGTGGTGGCAGGCCTTCCGCTCTGATTCTTTAAACACCTGGGTGCAGGCCAGCCTGGCGCACAACCCCAATGTCGATGCGGCGCAGGCGGCGCTGCGTGCCGCGCACGAGAACGCCGAGGCCGAGCGCGCCGCCTTCTGGCCCAGCGCCACGCTGAACTATTCGCCCATGCGCCAGCGCGTGGCTGGCGTGCTGGCCAGCCCGCTGGCCTCCAACGCCACCACCTACAACCTGCACACGGCGCAGCTCAGCGTGTCTTACGCGCCGGATGTGTTTGGCGGCACGCGCCGTGCGGTGGAGGCGGCGCAGGCGCAGACCGAGCAGCAGCGCTTCCAGTTGGAGGCCACCTACCTCACGCTCAGCGCCAACGTGGTCACCGCCGCCATCAACGAGGCGGCGCTGCGCGCCCAGCGCCGGGCCACGCTGGCCATCATTGCCGAGCAGAAGGACGTGCTGCAGGGCTACCGCGCGCAGCAGGCGCTGGGCCAGATGGCACCCGCCGATGTCGATGCGCAGGCCGCCGCGTTGGCCACCACCGAGGCCACGCTGCCGCCGCTCGACAAGCAACTGGCGCAGCAGCGCAACCAGCTCGCCACCCTGGCCGGGCGCTACCCGGCCGACGATGACGCGGGCGTGCAGTTCGACCTGGACGCCTTCGAGCTGCCGGCCGCGCTGCCGCTGTCCTTGCCATCGCATCTGGTCGAGCACCGCCCCGACGTGCGCGCGGCCGAGGCGCAACTGCAGGCCGCCAGCGCCGGCATTGGCGTGGCGGTGGCGGCGCGCCTGCCCAGCTTGCAACTGGGGGTGAACGCAGGCTCGTCAGCGGCGGTGCTGTCGCAGTTGTTCACGTCATCCACCGCGTTCTGGACGCTGGCCGCAGGCGTGACCCAGCCGCTGTTCGATGGCGGCGCCTTGAAGCACCGCGAGGCCGCCGCACGCGCCAACTTCGACCAGGCCGCAGCCCAGTACCGCGCCACCGTGCTGGGCGCGTTCCAGGACGTGGCCAATGCGCTGGACGCCATCGACGCCGACACCCGCGCGCTGCGCACCGCCATCGATGCCGAGCGCGCCAACGCCCGAAGCCTGGCGCGTGCGCGCACGCAGCTGCAACTGGGCGACGCCAGCCCGCTGGCCGTGCGCGTGGCCGAGCAGGCCTGGCAGCAAAGCCTGCTCAGCCTGGCCCAGGCCCGCGCCGCGCGCTTGACCGATACCGCAGCGCTGTTCCAGGCCCTGGGCGGCGGCTGGTGGAACCGCCCGGACGCCGTGGCCCAGGCCACGGCAGCGCATTAATTCTCTTCACGCCTCGCCATGAAAATCATCCGACACGAAACCGGCCCACGCTTCAGCGAAATGGTCGCGGTGGACCTGGGCACCGCGCGCCTGCTCTACCTGTCAGGCCAGGTGGCGGAAGACGCCTCGCTCGACATCACCGGCCAGGTGCGCCAGGTGCTGCGCCGCATCGACGAGCTGCTGGCCACCGAGGGCGCCACCCGCAAGAACCTGGTGAGCGCCACCATCTACCTGCGCAGCGTGGGCGACTACGCGGCCCTGAACGCCGTGTGGGACGAGTGGGTGCCCGAAGGCCATGCGCCGGCCCGTGCCACGGTGGGCGCGCGGCTGATCGATTCGGAGTACCGGGTGGAGGTGCAGGCGGTGGCGGCGGTGGGGAAGGGTTGAAGGTTTTTTGATGAAAAGTGCCTTTTGCCCAGTATCTACCTGGACTATTTGCTATCTATTTGATAGTTTGTGTGTTTTGCTGAATTCCGGTGCCGGGACTCGCCCCGGCCGCCAGTCAAAGAGAAGGCGAGCCGGAGCTGGAGCCCGCTGCGCGGGTGCCCTGCGCTGCTCACGCCGGGCGGGGTCTCACCCAACTCGCCTGCGGCTCAAACACGGGTGAGTCCTGATCCGCCCGGCGCTCCGCTGCTCGGCT
It encodes:
- a CDS encoding efflux transporter outer membrane subunit; this translates as MRFCLTPIARLAHALPLLGLALLAGCAAGPDYVRPDLSLPQRYTAQPLAGETAPATGAVPAQQLSPTLDIPAQWWQAFRSDSLNTWVQASLAHNPNVDAAQAALRAAHENAEAERAAFWPSATLNYSPMRQRVAGVLASPLASNATTYNLHTAQLSVSYAPDVFGGTRRAVEAAQAQTEQQRFQLEATYLTLSANVVTAAINEAALRAQRRATLAIIAEQKDVLQGYRAQQALGQMAPADVDAQAAALATTEATLPPLDKQLAQQRNQLATLAGRYPADDDAGVQFDLDAFELPAALPLSLPSHLVEHRPDVRAAEAQLQAASAGIGVAVAARLPSLQLGVNAGSSAAVLSQLFTSSTAFWTLAAGVTQPLFDGGALKHREAAARANFDQAAAQYRATVLGAFQDVANALDAIDADTRALRTAIDAERANARSLARARTQLQLGDASPLAVRVAEQAWQQSLLSLAQARAARLTDTAALFQALGGGWWNRPDAVAQATAAH
- a CDS encoding RidA family protein, encoding MKIIRHETGPRFSEMVAVDLGTARLLYLSGQVAEDASLDITGQVRQVLRRIDELLATEGATRKNLVSATIYLRSVGDYAALNAVWDEWVPEGHAPARATVGARLIDSEYRVEVQAVAAVGKG
- a CDS encoding CusA/CzcA family heavy metal efflux RND transporter, whose product is MINLLITQFFRRRHLVWALSVALVLFGAWCWTQMTVEAYPDLGDVTVQVTTQVNGLAAEEIEQQITTPLERALGNTPGLVSSRSSSTFGLSLITLTFKDGTEDYFARQRVSERIAAVSLPSGAQPGLGPVAGPAGEIYRYTLESDSKNLMELSEIQRWTVIPALRQVAGVVDVNNFGGFTKEFQLELDPAKLQRYGLVLNDVVTAINNSSANAGGGRIARGEQSYVVRGIGLVHSLDDLGAVVVSQSGGSPVLVRDLGQLQFGHQERGGILGKDTNPDTIEGIVLMLKYENPSRVLEGVHKKVDELQAQLAPMGVKIVPYIDRDDLVKLTVEKVTHTVLEGMALVSIVLILFLGSPRSAIVAAVAIPMSLMTVFIIMHFTRMPANLFSLGAIDFGIIVDGAIVVMEAILRRREEHPHATLTEANILETVGQVSRPIFFATLIIITAYFPLFAFERAEGKLFKPMAFTVGYALVGALLCALTLIPSLAYIALRKPGKPFVNRPLVWLTAAYRRLLGRLLNFPAIAYGLSALALAGVLVLGATAGREFLPDIDEGALWLQVQLPSGMSLDKSSEMASELRRVLLTYPEVSYVVTQLGRNDDGTDPWTPSHIEVPVGLKPYSQWPEGVNKAAFVRTLNERFAKMPGFSVGISQPIIDGVNDAVGGAHSPLVLRIYGEDLKESRRIGNEIVALLGRVRGTASASLFQEPPIPQMVITLDREAAARFGVNANDVANLIQTGIGGAPVITVYVGDRTYNVSVKFPKSAKGNTEAIGSLLLNSSSGAKIPLSQVASVKMQTGESTISHERGERQITVRIDNRDRDLASYLVEARERIAKEVQFDATKYRLQWAGQFENQQRAQARLEVSLAIVVAIMAVLLFFQFGKVRQVLLILGVVPMAMLGGLITVHLAGETLNVATAVGFIALFGVSIQNGIIMVANFRRVRGEGLELQDSVLEGATERLRPVLMTATVASIGMLPAALATGVGTDVQRGLATVVVGGLVVSTLLTLFILPTLYFALERSFERRGWGLGAHLRSDR